The Chryseobacterium aureum genome contains a region encoding:
- a CDS encoding sensor histidine kinase translates to MLHQKKLVLENIKAQEEERKRIAVMIHDDIGNRLNILSLWLNNLDTQGDELIKKNIYGQMSSLIDAARSISHSLYPVNLESVGLVLYVEELIANLSHKINISLQVMPGYKKKDLFVEVQLYRIIQESTTNVIRHSDATDLWIYIKDYPGNMAVVISDNGQGFEYEDVKKGMGIKNIESRIKSMNATHKWKKTFSNKGSRLIIKIPKYHEFPNQTSTD, encoded by the coding sequence GTGCTTCATCAGAAAAAATTAGTACTGGAAAACATCAAAGCTCAGGAAGAAGAAAGAAAAAGAATTGCGGTAATGATTCATGATGACATCGGAAACCGTCTCAATATTCTTTCTCTGTGGCTGAATAATTTGGATACCCAGGGAGATGAGCTGATCAAAAAAAATATCTACGGCCAGATGTCTTCCCTGATTGATGCTGCCAGAAGTATTTCGCATTCATTGTACCCTGTAAATCTGGAATCGGTGGGACTGGTTTTGTACGTGGAAGAATTAATAGCCAACCTTTCCCATAAAATTAATATCTCCCTTCAGGTAATGCCGGGATATAAGAAGAAAGATCTTTTTGTAGAAGTACAGCTGTACAGGATTATTCAGGAATCTACCACCAATGTGATCAGGCATTCTGATGCAACGGATCTGTGGATTTATATTAAAGATTATCCTGGAAATATGGCAGTTGTGATATCGGATAACGGACAGGGATTTGAATATGAAGACGTAAAAAAAGGTATGGGAATCAAAAATATAGAGTCCCGTATCAAATCTATGAACGCAACACACAAATGGAAAAAAACTTTTTCGAACAAAGGAAGTCGTTTAATCATAAAAATTCCAAAATATCATGAGTTCCCAAATCAAACTAGCACTGATTGA
- a CDS encoding DUF5715 family protein has protein sequence MRTFFCVVFVPFIYSLHYSQAAKKAFPCYDLSTVLKVEATPLYKPHLDASKSFGIQLLKDSKTVQKYITSGKFHKIKKSGKGYQVQRLDYSRAYMVSKAKTTLEKIGAKFSKDTKGGTFTVSSITRTLEDQCRLRRVNSNASLGISSHNYGNSFDISYIRFNNVLKYNPKMEIALEKVLKHFQNSGRIYYIKERQQSCYHITVKNY, from the coding sequence ATGAGAACGTTTTTTTGTGTGGTCTTTGTACCTTTTATTTATAGTTTACATTATTCGCAGGCAGCCAAAAAAGCTTTTCCCTGCTATGATCTTTCTACTGTATTGAAGGTTGAGGCTACACCGCTTTACAAACCTCACCTGGATGCCTCTAAAAGCTTTGGAATACAGCTCCTGAAAGATTCCAAAACCGTACAGAAATATATCACCAGCGGAAAATTCCACAAAATAAAAAAATCAGGAAAAGGATATCAGGTTCAGAGGCTGGATTACAGCAGGGCGTATATGGTATCCAAAGCAAAAACTACGCTGGAAAAAATAGGTGCCAAATTTAGTAAAGATACCAAAGGGGGCACATTCACTGTTTCATCCATTACCCGTACCCTTGAAGACCAATGCAGGCTGAGAAGGGTCAACTCAAATGCATCACTAGGGATTAGTTCTCATAATTACGGAAATTCCTTTGATATTTCTTATATAAGATTCAACAACGTTCTGAAGTACAATCCGAAGATGGAAATAGCTCTTGAGAAAGTTTTAAAGCATTTTCAGAATTCTGGTAGAATATATTACATTAAAGAGAGGCAACAGAGCTGTTATCATATTACAGTGAAAAATTATTAA
- a CDS encoding 6-pyruvoyl trahydropterin synthase family protein, with amino-acid sequence MIRITKIFTFETAHVLYNYDGKCKNMHGHSYKLFVTVKGKPINDIENPKNGMVVDFGDIKSIVKSEIVDVWDHAVLVNALSPHKELGDDLEQKGHKVIYCSFQPTCENMLYAIAAKIKSRLPGGISLAYLKLHETENSYGEWFAEDNQ; translated from the coding sequence ATGATACGAATTACAAAAATTTTTACATTCGAAACCGCTCACGTGCTTTACAACTACGATGGGAAGTGTAAAAATATGCATGGACATTCCTATAAACTGTTTGTAACAGTGAAAGGAAAACCGATCAATGATATTGAAAATCCTAAAAATGGAATGGTGGTAGATTTCGGAGATATCAAAAGTATCGTAAAATCTGAAATCGTAGATGTATGGGACCATGCCGTTCTTGTCAATGCCCTGTCCCCGCACAAAGAATTGGGTGATGATCTTGAGCAGAAAGGGCATAAAGTAATCTATTGCAGTTTTCAGCCAACCTGTGAAAACATGTTGTACGCCATTGCTGCTAAAATCAAATCAAGACTTCCCGGAGGAATTTCTTTAGCTTATCTTAAACTTCATGAGACAGAGAACTCTTATGGAGAATGGTTTGCAGAAGATAATCAGTAA
- the aqpZ gene encoding aquaporin Z has protein sequence MKKLFAEFFGTFWLVFGGCGSAVFAAGVPDIGIGLLGVALAFGLTVLTMAYAVGHISGGHFNPAVSFGLLAGGRFPAKDLIPYIVAQCLGAIVAAGCLYTILNGAGAVEFSKPGDFATNFYGEAVYNGKAFSMGAAFLAEFLLTAFFLIVIMGATDKWANGKFAGLAIGLALTLIHLISIPITNTSVNPARSLSQAVFVGGTAMSQLWLFWVAPILGGVVGGLIYKFLLQRDTAEIAD, from the coding sequence ATAAAAAAACTTTTCGCTGAATTTTTCGGCACATTTTGGCTTGTTTTCGGAGGGTGTGGAAGCGCTGTTTTCGCAGCGGGTGTTCCAGACATTGGCATCGGACTTTTAGGTGTTGCCTTAGCCTTCGGTCTTACTGTTCTTACTATGGCGTATGCTGTAGGACACATCTCAGGAGGGCACTTTAACCCGGCGGTTTCTTTCGGTCTTTTGGCTGGGGGAAGATTTCCTGCAAAAGATCTTATCCCTTACATTGTAGCTCAGTGTCTGGGAGCCATTGTAGCGGCAGGATGTCTGTACACTATCCTTAACGGAGCCGGAGCGGTAGAATTCTCAAAACCCGGAGATTTTGCCACCAACTTCTATGGAGAAGCTGTATATAACGGAAAAGCATTCAGCATGGGAGCGGCATTCCTTGCGGAGTTCCTGTTAACGGCTTTCTTCCTTATCGTAATTATGGGCGCTACGGATAAATGGGCTAACGGTAAATTTGCCGGCCTTGCGATTGGTCTTGCGCTTACGTTGATCCACCTGATCTCTATTCCCATCACCAATACTTCCGTAAACCCTGCGAGATCCCTTTCCCAGGCGGTATTCGTGGGAGGAACAGCGATGTCTCAGCTGTGGCTGTTCTGGGTAGCCCCTATTTTAGGAGGAGTTGTAGGAGGACTGATCTATAAGTTCCTGCTTCAGAGAGACACTGCAGAAATCGCAGATTAA
- a CDS encoding acyl-CoA thioesterase, whose translation MNLMYEKQIQVTEKHIDLNNHVNNVQYVHWVEEIAAEHWDILKQQTEYADDVWMLLDHHIRYKKQVYLNDIITVRTYPISPEGAKQPRKVEFYCNDQLVVDSSTLWVLFDPETKKIKRLESDWLENF comes from the coding sequence ATGAATTTAATGTATGAAAAACAAATCCAGGTAACAGAAAAACATATTGATCTGAATAACCATGTAAATAATGTACAATATGTACACTGGGTGGAAGAAATAGCGGCAGAACACTGGGATATTTTAAAACAGCAAACAGAATATGCAGACGATGTCTGGATGCTTCTTGACCATCATATCCGATACAAAAAACAAGTCTATCTGAATGACATAATCACCGTAAGAACCTATCCCATATCTCCTGAAGGAGCCAAACAGCCGAGAAAAGTAGAATTCTACTGCAATGATCAGCTGGTGGTAGACTCAAGCACGCTTTGGGTTCTGTTTGATCCGGAAACTAAGAAGATCAAACGATTGGAAAGTGACTGGCTGGAGAACTTTTAA
- a CDS encoding UDP-2,3-diacylglucosamine diphosphatase: protein MLKTTINLEPGKKVYFASDQHFGAPTPGESKVREEKFIRWMNEIKEDAQVVFLMGDLFDFWHEWKHVVPKGYIRVLGKIAELKDRGIQIYFFVGNHDLWMKDYLEEEIGCTVFYQKQYFEMGGKQFLLAHGDGLGPGDKGYKRMKKLFTNPVAQWFFKWLHPDIAMKVALYLSQKNKMISGEEDKAFLGEDKEFLIIYSKEKLKTQKIDYFIYGHRHLPMVLELEQNAKYINLGDWISYFTYGVFEKDFELKTFEK, encoded by the coding sequence GTGTTAAAGACAACAATTAATTTAGAACCTGGAAAAAAAGTATATTTCGCTTCAGATCAGCATTTTGGTGCCCCCACACCCGGGGAAAGCAAAGTACGTGAAGAGAAATTTATACGCTGGATGAATGAGATCAAAGAAGATGCTCAGGTTGTGTTTTTAATGGGAGATCTTTTTGACTTCTGGCATGAATGGAAGCATGTGGTTCCCAAAGGATACATCCGTGTACTTGGGAAAATTGCAGAACTTAAAGACAGAGGAATTCAGATCTATTTCTTTGTTGGCAATCATGATCTGTGGATGAAAGACTATCTGGAAGAAGAGATTGGATGCACTGTTTTTTATCAGAAACAGTATTTCGAAATGGGAGGGAAGCAGTTTCTGCTGGCTCACGGGGATGGTTTGGGGCCGGGTGACAAAGGATATAAAAGAATGAAAAAATTATTCACCAATCCTGTTGCACAATGGTTCTTTAAATGGCTTCACCCGGATATTGCCATGAAAGTGGCTTTATACTTATCTCAAAAAAATAAAATGATTTCCGGAGAAGAAGACAAAGCCTTCCTGGGAGAAGATAAAGAGTTCCTGATTATTTATTCCAAAGAAAAGCTGAAAACTCAGAAAATTGATTATTTCATCTATGGACACAGACATCTTCCAATGGTGCTGGAGCTGGAACAGAACGCCAAATACATCAACCTTGGAGACTGGATTTCCTATTTCACTTACGGGGTTTTTGAAAAAGATTTTGAACTGAAAACTTTTGAAAAATAA
- a CDS encoding LuxE/PaaK family acyltransferase has product MSVKVMGLKNIFNIQTEQDFLNASLRTFRYQYENVEIYRKFVDFLKVNPDEVDRLVKIPFLPIEMFKNHQILDQNVAADLFFQSSGTTQMNLSRHFIADPQLYEESIYKSFEQFIGKPEDFIFLGLLPSYLEKQNSSLIYMVDYLMKKSARPENGYFLYNHSELFELLNHLQDKKVILFGVSFALLDFLDYCHAEQSEESLNFPENLTVIETGGMKGRKEEMTKDELLKILQDGLKTDKIYSEYSMTELLSQAYSLGNNEYECPNWMRIMVRNAEDPLTYEKEGRTGAINIIDLANTHSCSFIATQDLGKIEGDKFQVLGRIDHSDIRGCSLLVS; this is encoded by the coding sequence ATGAGCGTAAAAGTTATGGGATTAAAAAATATATTCAACATACAGACTGAACAGGATTTCCTGAATGCATCATTGAGAACATTTCGCTATCAATATGAAAATGTTGAAATATACAGGAAATTTGTTGACTTTCTGAAAGTGAACCCTGATGAAGTAGACCGTCTGGTGAAAATTCCTTTTCTGCCTATTGAAATGTTTAAAAATCATCAGATTCTGGATCAAAATGTTGCTGCAGATCTTTTTTTTCAGAGTTCTGGAACTACTCAAATGAATCTTTCCAGACATTTCATTGCAGATCCTCAGCTTTATGAGGAGAGTATTTATAAAAGTTTTGAACAGTTTATAGGAAAACCGGAAGATTTTATTTTTCTGGGCCTGCTTCCAAGCTACCTTGAAAAGCAGAATTCATCACTGATCTACATGGTAGATTACCTGATGAAAAAATCTGCAAGGCCTGAAAACGGATATTTTCTTTACAACCATTCCGAACTCTTTGAGCTGTTGAACCATCTCCAAGATAAAAAAGTAATTCTTTTCGGAGTTTCCTTTGCCTTATTGGATTTTCTGGATTATTGTCATGCTGAACAGAGCGAAGAATCCCTGAATTTCCCCGAAAACTTAACCGTCATTGAAACCGGAGGAATGAAAGGAAGAAAAGAAGAAATGACTAAAGACGAATTGCTTAAAATCTTACAGGACGGTCTTAAAACAGATAAAATCTATTCGGAATATTCCATGACGGAACTGCTTTCACAAGCTTATTCCCTCGGAAATAACGAGTATGAGTGTCCCAACTGGATGAGAATTATGGTTCGCAATGCAGAAGATCCTTTAACATACGAAAAAGAAGGAAGAACCGGGGCCATTAATATCATTGATCTTGCCAATACCCATTCCTGCTCATTTATTGCGACACAGGATTTGGGGAAAATTGAGGGGGATAAATTTCAGGTATTGGGAAGAATAGACCATTCTGATATCAGAGGCTGCAGCCTTTTGGTAAGTTAG
- the aceA gene encoding isocitrate lyase — protein MKTRQEQIQALEQDWLTNPRWKGVKRPYTAEEVLKLRGSYTIDYTIATEMSKKFWDKLNTQDYVAGLGALTGNQAVQEVDAGLEAIYLSGWQVAADANLSGEMYPDQSLYPANSVPSVVKKINNALLRADQVQSVSGTGNKEYLVPIIADAEAGFGGNLNAFELMKQMIEAGAAAVHFEDQLSSAKKCGHLGGKVLVPTQEAVNKLIAARLAADVLGVPSLIIARTDADAADLLTSDIDDRDKKFVTGERTSEGFYVVRNGVEQGIDRGLSYAPYADLIWMETSNPDLEQARRFAEGIHAKFPGKMLAYNCSPSFNWAARLSVEEMSTFREELAKMGYKFQFITLAGFHALNTAMFELALAYKERGMAGYSELQEREFALQQKGFRAVKHQSFVGTGYFDEVQNIVTNGSSATVAMKDSTETAQFH, from the coding sequence ATGAAAACAAGACAAGAACAAATCCAGGCGCTGGAGCAAGATTGGCTGACAAATCCACGCTGGAAAGGGGTAAAAAGACCCTATACGGCAGAAGAAGTTTTAAAACTTCGTGGATCTTATACTATAGATTATACCATTGCTACAGAAATGTCCAAAAAATTCTGGGATAAATTAAATACCCAGGATTATGTGGCAGGACTGGGTGCACTGACCGGTAATCAGGCAGTACAGGAAGTAGATGCCGGGTTGGAAGCTATTTATCTTTCAGGCTGGCAGGTAGCAGCAGATGCTAACTTATCCGGGGAAATGTATCCGGACCAGTCCTTGTATCCCGCCAATTCAGTGCCTTCCGTAGTGAAAAAAATAAACAATGCCTTATTGAGAGCAGATCAGGTACAGTCTGTAAGCGGAACAGGAAATAAAGAATACCTGGTGCCGATTATTGCAGACGCAGAAGCCGGTTTCGGAGGAAATCTGAATGCTTTTGAACTGATGAAACAGATGATTGAGGCGGGAGCAGCCGCCGTACATTTTGAAGATCAGCTTTCATCAGCCAAAAAATGCGGACACCTGGGAGGAAAAGTACTGGTGCCTACTCAGGAAGCGGTGAATAAACTCATTGCCGCCCGTCTGGCTGCTGATGTATTGGGCGTTCCAAGCCTTATTATTGCAAGAACAGATGCGGATGCGGCAGATCTGCTGACCTCCGATATTGATGACAGAGATAAAAAATTCGTGACGGGAGAAAGAACTTCTGAAGGCTTTTATGTAGTAAGAAACGGAGTAGAACAGGGGATCGACAGAGGTTTGTCCTATGCTCCCTATGCAGATCTGATCTGGATGGAAACCTCAAATCCTGATCTGGAGCAGGCAAGAAGATTTGCGGAAGGAATTCATGCGAAATTCCCTGGGAAAATGCTGGCTTATAACTGTTCTCCTTCATTCAACTGGGCAGCAAGGCTGAGTGTGGAGGAAATGTCTACTTTCAGAGAAGAGCTGGCTAAAATGGGATATAAATTCCAGTTTATTACCCTTGCCGGATTCCATGCTTTAAATACAGCCATGTTTGAATTGGCTTTGGCCTATAAAGAAAGAGGAATGGCCGGATATTCTGAGCTGCAGGAACGTGAATTTGCTTTGCAGCAGAAAGGATTCAGAGCGGTAAAACACCAGTCTTTTGTAGGGACCGGATATTTTGATGAAGTACAGAATATTGTTACCAATGGTTCCTCAGCTACTGTAGCCATGAAAGATTCTACAGAAACGGCACAATTCCATTAA
- a CDS encoding OmpH family outer membrane protein encodes MNLIKVLFITLGLTLTANVANAQQKVGSVNTEDIFASLPEVKTIGATIDNLTKTKQTEIEKLINDYQAKLKTAQDKEKTLSEANKEAVTKELIAAQTELQTLGKKIEETRTQAAKDISAKQNELLSPLQKKVRDAIYAVAKERSLNFVFDTAAQESNNLLYTDGSEDITAIVKSKLGATATSAKPAAKSK; translated from the coding sequence ATGAATTTAATTAAAGTACTTTTTATTACATTAGGATTAACACTTACTGCAAATGTCGCAAATGCTCAACAGAAGGTTGGAAGTGTAAACACAGAGGACATTTTTGCAAGTTTGCCTGAAGTAAAAACTATAGGAGCTACTATTGATAATTTGACTAAAACCAAGCAGACTGAGATTGAAAAGCTGATCAATGATTACCAGGCTAAACTTAAAACTGCTCAGGATAAAGAAAAAACGTTAAGTGAAGCAAACAAAGAAGCTGTAACCAAAGAATTGATTGCTGCACAGACAGAATTGCAGACTTTGGGTAAAAAAATAGAAGAAACCAGAACCCAGGCTGCTAAAGATATCTCTGCTAAGCAAAATGAATTACTTAGTCCGTTGCAGAAGAAAGTAAGAGATGCAATTTATGCAGTAGCGAAAGAAAGAAGTCTGAACTTTGTGTTTGATACAGCAGCACAGGAATCTAATAATCTTCTTTACACAGACGGAAGTGAAGATATCACTGCTATTGTAAAGAGCAAATTAGGTGCTACCGCAACTTCTGCTAAACCGGCTGCAAAATCTAAATAA